A window from Drosophila yakuba strain Tai18E2 chromosome 3L, Prin_Dyak_Tai18E2_2.1, whole genome shotgun sequence encodes these proteins:
- the LOC26534557 gene encoding uncharacterized protein LOC26534557: MSCMPALNLLFYNGLLGYIIREISQIINVSTARKSVWYHIPIIGRIFAPVTPQAPNAEFGENLWDLNIYVNILLLLPALFQIHHFAGLVAVILMWNFYVYQSLSALHLKMMWHLWWSDLCWGYYAPLVFFGLLMNMLHLSLIIGTMKFQIRMDADPNRRIESQSIPEQQPHPGEENSGTIDNSSQN, from the exons ATGTCGTGCATGCCTGCTCTTAACTTGCTTTTTTACAACGGCCTGTTGGGATATATAATCAGGGAAATCAGTCAAATTATTAATG TTTCTACGGCCAGGAAAAGTGTCTGGTATCATATTCCTATTATCGGCAGGATCTTCGCTCCTGTAACACCGCAAGCCCCAAATGCAGAGTTCGGGGAAAACCTGTGGGACCTCAACATATATGTAAACATCTTGCTACTTCTCCCAGCACTCTTTCAG ATCCATCACTTCGCCGGGCTGGTGGCGGTAATTCTCATGTGGAACTTCTACGTTTACCAGTCCCTGAGTGCTCTCCACCTGAAGATGATGTGGCACTTGTGGTGGAGCGACCTCTGCTGGGGATACTACGCTCCCCTGGTCTTTTTCGGATTGCTGATGAATATGCTGCACTTGAGTTTGATTATAGGAACTATGAAGTTTCAGATAAGAATGGACGCAGATCCCAATCGCCGCATTGAGTCCCAGTCTATCCCTGAACAGCAGCCACATCCCGGAGAGGAAAATTCAGGAACGATTGACAATAGCTCACAAAATTAA